A window from SAR202 cluster bacterium encodes these proteins:
- a CDS encoding FAD-binding protein yields MKATVSQARELEHELKKVVSGEVRFDAFSRVLYSTDASIYQMEPVGVVVPRSVEDVLATVDVARRGGVPILPRGGGTSLAGQTVNHAIVIDFSKYMDGVLEVNPEERWVRAQPGIVLDQLNRQLAKHGLKYAPDPSTANRASVGGGIGNNSCGSHSVIYGKTGENVLGVKTVLSDGSQASFSELSAPELEAMLSGGGFEAQVYRGVLDIARRHRDEVQKRYPRISRRVSGYNLDRFIDPATSNMADMVVGSEGTLCVITEAKLKLVPRPKLTGLAVAHFDDLAEACASATTILKHGPSAVELIGRMLLDRTRESPGFSRMMTFIEGRPDAVLAVEFYGESPIELKDKLEKFKSDLQRQRLGYACANLTDPAAQANVWNIRKAGVGLLMSVRGDAKPIPFVEDTAVDAHRLGEYVRRFDSIVKAHGTTAGYYGHASEGCLHIRPMVNLKTGEGVKTMVAIANEIGDLVKEFGGAFSGEHGDGIVRGVWTEKMFGPAIYQAFKEVKAVFDPQNIMNPGKIIDCPPMTENLRFGAGYESTLKLATALDFSADYGFDGAVEMCNGMGACRKADGAMCPSYMVTKEEEHSTRGRANLLRAVLSGQLPTGDMTSHRLYEALDLCLECKGCKGECPSSVDMAKLKYEFLNNYHKAHGIPLRARLFANIRTLNRWGRRLGPLANLAPRLPGARWLLHSMVGIHKNRSLPRLSPNTFSAWHKRHTPLSGGAKGTVVLLNDTFMEYNTPSVGAAATELLEKAGFKVVLAERLECCGRPMISKGMLERARENARRNVDRLLPYVKQGASIVGCEPSCLLTLRDEYPDLLKDEASKEVARATYLIDEFLDRLREQGKLDLKFKDTAKKVLFHGHCHQKALVGTAASLRALRLPPKYTVEAVDAGCCGMAGSFGFEKEHYDVSMAIGGQRLFPAVNAKGEEWEVAVMGISCRQQIEHGTGRRPRHLVEVLREAVE; encoded by the coding sequence ATGAAAGCCACCGTTTCACAGGCGAGAGAGCTAGAGCATGAATTGAAGAAGGTTGTCAGCGGCGAGGTCCGCTTCGACGCCTTCTCGCGAGTCCTTTACAGCACCGACGCCTCGATTTATCAGATGGAGCCGGTGGGCGTGGTGGTGCCGCGCAGCGTGGAGGATGTGCTGGCGACGGTGGACGTCGCGCGGCGCGGCGGCGTGCCGATACTTCCTCGCGGCGGCGGCACCAGCCTGGCGGGCCAGACGGTGAACCACGCCATTGTCATCGACTTCTCGAAATATATGGACGGCGTGCTGGAAGTGAACCCGGAGGAGCGATGGGTGCGGGCACAGCCGGGGATTGTCCTTGACCAGTTGAACCGGCAACTTGCCAAACACGGCCTTAAGTATGCCCCCGACCCCTCGACGGCCAACCGCGCATCGGTGGGCGGCGGCATCGGCAACAACTCCTGCGGCAGCCACTCGGTGATTTACGGCAAGACGGGCGAGAACGTGCTAGGTGTCAAAACAGTCCTGTCTGACGGTTCCCAGGCCAGCTTCAGCGAACTATCTGCTCCCGAGCTCGAAGCCATGCTCAGCGGCGGCGGCTTCGAGGCGCAGGTATACCGGGGGGTGCTGGACATTGCGCGCCGGCATAGGGACGAGGTGCAGAAGCGGTACCCCAGGATTTCAAGGCGGGTCAGCGGCTACAATCTTGACCGATTCATCGATCCAGCCACAAGCAACATGGCGGACATGGTGGTGGGGTCGGAGGGGACGCTATGCGTCATCACCGAGGCCAAGCTGAAGCTGGTGCCCCGGCCCAAGCTGACCGGCCTGGCGGTGGCGCATTTCGACGACTTGGCCGAGGCCTGCGCCTCCGCGACGACCATTCTCAAGCACGGGCCGTCGGCGGTGGAGCTGATAGGGCGCATGTTATTAGACCGCACCCGCGAGTCGCCCGGCTTCTCGCGCATGATGACGTTCATAGAGGGGCGGCCCGACGCCGTGCTGGCCGTCGAGTTCTATGGCGAATCGCCAATCGAATTGAAGGACAAGCTGGAGAAGTTCAAATCGGACCTGCAGCGCCAGCGCCTGGGCTATGCCTGCGCCAATCTCACCGACCCCGCGGCCCAAGCCAACGTGTGGAACATTCGCAAGGCTGGCGTCGGCTTGCTGATGAGCGTTCGCGGCGACGCCAAGCCTATCCCCTTCGTCGAGGACACGGCGGTGGACGCCCATCGCCTGGGCGAGTATGTGCGGCGCTTCGACAGCATCGTCAAGGCCCACGGCACTACGGCGGGCTACTACGGCCACGCCAGCGAGGGCTGCCTGCATATCCGGCCCATGGTGAATTTGAAAACGGGCGAGGGCGTGAAAACTATGGTCGCCATTGCCAACGAGATTGGCGACCTGGTGAAGGAGTTCGGCGGGGCCTTCAGCGGCGAGCACGGCGACGGCATTGTGCGCGGCGTGTGGACCGAGAAGATGTTCGGCCCGGCGATTTACCAGGCCTTTAAAGAGGTCAAGGCGGTCTTTGACCCGCAGAACATTATGAATCCGGGCAAGATTATCGACTGCCCGCCCATGACTGAGAACCTGCGTTTTGGCGCGGGGTATGAGTCCACATTGAAGCTGGCGACGGCCCTGGACTTCAGCGCCGACTATGGCTTCGACGGCGCGGTGGAGATGTGCAACGGCATGGGGGCCTGCCGCAAGGCCGACGGCGCCATGTGCCCATCTTATATGGTGACAAAAGAAGAAGAGCACTCTACGCGCGGGCGTGCCAACCTGCTGCGGGCCGTGCTATCCGGCCAGCTCCCCACCGGCGACATGACCTCCCATCGCCTGTACGAAGCCCTGGACCTGTGCCTCGAATGCAAGGGTTGTAAGGGCGAGTGTCCGTCGTCAGTGGACATGGCGAAGCTGAAGTACGAGTTCCTCAATAACTACCACAAAGCCCACGGGATACCCCTGCGGGCTCGGCTCTTCGCCAACATCCGCACGCTGAATCGATGGGGCCGCAGGTTGGGGCCGCTAGCCAACCTCGCGCCCAGGCTCCCCGGCGCGCGGTGGCTGCTGCATTCGATGGTCGGCATACACAAGAATCGCTCGCTGCCCCGCCTGTCGCCGAATACCTTCAGCGCGTGGCATAAACGTCACACACCCCTCAGCGGCGGCGCCAAGGGTACCGTGGTGCTGTTAAACGACACGTTTATGGAGTACAACACGCCGTCGGTGGGCGCGGCGGCGACGGAGCTTTTGGAGAAGGCGGGGTTTAAGGTGGTGCTGGCAGAGCGGCTGGAGTGCTGCGGCAGGCCGATGATTTCCAAGGGGATGCTGGAGCGGGCGAGGGAGAACGCGCGGCGCAATGTGGACCGCCTGCTGCCTTATGTCAAGCAAGGCGCGTCGATTGTCGGCTGCGAACCGTCGTGCCTGCTGACGCTGCGAGATGAATACCCGGACCTGTTAAAAGACGAGGCTTCGAAAGAGGTAGCCAGGGCAACTTATCTAATCGACGAGTTTTTGGATCGGCTGCGAGAGCAGGGGAAGCTGGATTTGAAGTTCAAGGACACGGCTAAGAAGGTGCTGTTCCACGGCCACTGCCACCAGAAGGCCCTGGTGGGCACGGCGGCGTCGCTGAGAGCGCTGCGCCTGCCGCCCAAGTACACCGTCGAGGCGGTGGACGCGGGATGCTGCGGCATGGCGGGCAGCTTCGGGTTTGAGAAGGAGCATTACGACGTGTCCATGGCTATCGGCGGGCAGCGGCTGTTCCCGGCGGTCAACGCCAAGGGCGAGGAGTGGGAGGTGGCGGTGATGGGCATATCCTGCCGCCAGCAGATCGAGCACGGCACTGGGCGCAGGCCGCGGCATCTGGTGGAGGTGCTGAGGGAGGCGGTGGAGTAG
- a CDS encoding tetratricopeptide repeat protein has product MFSLDSYVRRPNMKFWVTAIPLLLSLGASVLVAACGSESKTPTATQNPAATPNPTATLQAESPGAIETEEPGGQQVLTAAQQLVNDGVKQHLSGNYSAAISLYNVALRLDGNREKAYLNRGFAYVRLGELERGIEDYDKAIALKPQWATPYANKADALVDLNLPQHALESANQAIRLDANLLHAYANRARAYTLLRRDADAAKDVTKAIQLGYSKSKLETEITRLKSIRVGATATPRR; this is encoded by the coding sequence ATGTTCAGTCTTGACAGTTATGTGCGGAGGCCGAACATGAAGTTCTGGGTAACTGCTATCCCACTATTGTTATCGCTTGGGGCCAGCGTGCTTGTCGCTGCGTGCGGGAGCGAGTCAAAAACGCCCACGGCGACGCAAAATCCCGCAGCTACACCAAATCCCACAGCCACATTACAAGCCGAATCTCCAGGGGCTATAGAAACGGAAGAACCTGGAGGGCAACAAGTCCTCACAGCGGCGCAACAGCTCGTAAACGACGGCGTTAAACAACATCTCTCGGGGAACTACAGCGCTGCAATTTCTCTATACAATGTGGCCCTGCGCCTGGATGGAAATCGAGAAAAGGCCTATCTCAACAGGGGGTTCGCCTACGTCAGGTTAGGTGAGCTTGAAAGAGGCATTGAAGATTATGACAAAGCCATTGCACTAAAGCCGCAATGGGCAACTCCATACGCTAATAAAGCTGATGCGTTGGTGGACCTCAACCTACCTCAACATGCCTTGGAAAGTGCGAACCAGGCCATCAGGCTGGACGCTAATCTACTCCACGCATACGCCAACAGGGCGAGGGCTTATACCCTTTTAAGAAGGGACGCCGATGCCGCCAAAGATGTTACAAAGGCGATCCAACTAGGATATTCCAAGAGCAAGCTCGAAACGGAAATCACCAGATTAAAATCTATCCGCGTGGGCGCTACCGCTACTCCGCGGCGCTAG